Proteins from a genomic interval of Quercus robur chromosome 9, dhQueRobu3.1, whole genome shotgun sequence:
- the LOC126699701 gene encoding putative gamma-glutamylcyclotransferase At3g02910 — MVAEKEEGTKSLVFTYGTLKRGFSNHTLMQDLIRTGDATFVSTCRTAENYPLVCGPYRVPFLLNMAGSGQPVMGELYAVSASGLARLDELEGTTRGHYERLSITVELDNGDGDDGSCGGEGVTCAEAYYAHRSYAAEMWKRNGMKGLTVYSEKEAKGYVKRKDRPHNLTFLDHIQLFLHSQD; from the coding sequence atggtGGCCGAAAAAGAAGAGGGTACGAAGAGCCTAGTATTCACGTACGGGACGCTGAAACGAGGTTTCTCCAACCACACCCTAATGCAGGACCTCATCCGAACCGGAGACGCCACCTTCGTCTCCACCTGTCGCACCGCAGAGAACTACCCGCTCGTTTGCGGGCCGTACCGGGTCCCGTTCCTGCTCAACATGGCCGGGTCGGGTCAGCCTGTGATGGGCGAGCTGTACGCCGTGTCGGCTTCGGGTTTGGCGAGGTTGGACGAGTTGGAGGGCACCACTCGGGGACACTACGAGAGGCTGTCTATAACGGTGGAGCTAGATAACGGTGACGGAGATGATGGATCGTGCGGCGGCGAGGGGGTAACGTGCGCGGAGGCTTACTATGCGCACAGGAGCTACGCGGCGGAGATGTGGAAGAGAAATGGGATGAAGGGGTTGACTGTGTATTCCGAGAAAGAAGCCAAAGGGTATGTGAAGCGGAAAGATAGGCCTCACAACCTTACTTTCTTAGATCACATTCAACTCTTTCTTCATTCCCAAGATTGA
- the LOC126700846 gene encoding uncharacterized protein LOC126700846, with translation MAGDPSKRNQNLYCAYHQEPGHTTDDCRNLKNHLDRLVQEGKLRHLLHRPEGWTNSSPFKVISVGKFPTKPDDRESKRARVIATPLIGFSEEDKQGTLQPHDDALVVTLRIGGYDVKRVLVDQGSAVEVMYPNLYKGLNLKPEDLSPYDSPLVSFEGKIVTPKGMIRLPVQTDSDVVEVKFIVVDAYSPYTAIVARPWLHALEAVPSTLHQKVKYLSGGQVKEIIGNQGMARQCMVSAISRRPNGEPSTSTKNSL, from the exons ATGGCAGGTGACCCCTCGAAACGTAATCAGAATCTGTATTGCGCGTACCATCAAGAGCCAGGTCACACCACCGATGATTGCAGGAATCTCAAAAACCACTTGGACCGGCTTGTCCAAGAAGGGAAGTTGAGGCATCTGTTGCATCGCCCTGAAGGATG GACCAATTCCAGCCCTTTTAAAGTAATTTCAGTGGGCAAGTTCCCGACTAAGCCGGACGACAGGGAATCCAAGAGAGCCAGAGTGATTGCCACACCCTTAATCGGGTTCTCAGAGGAGGACAAACAAGGAACCCTTCAACCCCACGATGATGCCCTAGTCGTCACGCTTAGAATTGGGGGTTATgacgtgaaaagggtgttagttgatcaaggCAGCGCCGTGGAAGTAATGTACCCTAACTTGTATAAGGGGTTGAACTTGAAGCCAGAAGACCTATCGCCATACGATTCCCCTCTAGTCagctttgaaggaaaaatcgtcaccccgaaaggcatgattaggttgCCTGTGCAGACAGACTCAGACGTGGTGGAGGTGAAATTCATTGTAGTAGACGCgtactccccctacacagctattgtggccCGACCGTGGCTTCATGCACTAGAGGCTGTGCCATCAACCTTGcaccaaaaagtgaagtatCTGTCAGGAGGTCAAGTCAAAGAAATAATAGGGAACCAAGGAatggctaggcaatgcatggtgtcggcaatCTCACGACGACCGAATGGTGAACCTTCCACTTCGACCAAGAACAGCTTATAG
- the LOC126699575 gene encoding prohibitin-1, mitochondrial — protein sequence MNFNNVKVPKVPGGGAASALLKVGIIGAIGLYGASNSLYNVEGGHRAIMFNRIVGVKEQVYAEGTHFMIPWFERPVIYDVRAKPHLVESTSGSRDLQMVKIGLRVLTRPVPDQLPTVYRTLGENFNERVLPSIIHETLKAVVAQYNASQLITQREAVSRNIREILTERAANFNIALDDVSITSLTFGREFTAAIEAKQVAAQDAERAKFIVEKAEQDKRSAIIRAQGEATSAQLIGQAIANNPAFVTLRKIEAAREIAHTVSVSSNKVFLNADDLLLNLQEMNLDPTGKK from the exons ATGAATTTCAACAACGTTAAAGTTCCCAAGGTGCCTGGCGGTGGTGCAGCTTCTGCTTTGCTTAAGGTTGGAATTATTGGTGCAATTGGTTTGTATGGCGCTTCCAACAGTCTTTACAATGTTGAGGGAGGGCACCGAGCCATTATGTTCAACCGCATAGTTGGCGTCAAAGAACAG GTCTATGCTGAAGGTACACACTTCATGATTCCATGGTTTGAGAGGCCAGTAATCTATGATGTCCGTGCAAAGCCCCATCTAGTGGAGAGTACTTCTGGGAGCCGTGACCTCCAAATG GTGAAAATTGGGCTTCGAGTTCTTACCCGTCCCGTGCCAGACCAGTTACCGACAGTTTATCGAACCCTTGGTGAGAATTTCAATGAAAGGGTCCTGCCTTCAATTATTCATGAAACTTTGAAAGCTGTTGTTGCTCAGTATAACGCCAGCCAGCTTATTACTCAGAGGGAG GCTGTTAGTAGGAACATACGAGAGATTTTGACTGAAAGGGCTGCCAATTTCAATATTGCACTGGATGATGTGTCAATCACAAGCTTAACTTTTGGGAGGGAGTTTACAGCTGCAATCGAAGCCAAACAGGTGGCTGCACAAGATGCTGAAAGGGCTAAATTTATTGTGGAAAAAGCCGAACAAGACAAGAGAAGTGCCATTATTAGAGCACAG GGTGAGGCCACAAGTGCGCAGCTGATTGGTCAAGCTATTGCCAACAACCCAGCTTTCGTCACTCTCAGGAAGATTGAAGCTGCAAGAGAAATTGCACATACTGTCTCAGTTTCATCAAACAAAGTTTTCCTGAATGCAGATGATTTGTTGCTGAACCTTCAGGAGATGAATTTGGATCCTACTGGAAAGAAATAG
- the LOC126699574 gene encoding uncharacterized protein LOC126699574, which yields MEVNHNTTPKDYYKVLEVDYDATDEKIRINYRRLALKWHPDKHKGDSAVTAKFQEINEAYRVLSDPAKRIDYDLSGIYEVDKYTLREYLARFKGMILTCNGLGISQTAIWTQQLMETDDLIDK from the exons ATGGAGGTCAATCATAATACCACCCCAAAG GATTATTACAAAGTTTTGGAGGTTGATTATGATGCAACTGATGAGAAGATCAGAATAAATTACCGAAGGCTTGCACTG AAGTGGCATCCTGACAAGCACAAGGGTGACAGTGCTGTTACTGCAAAGTTCCAAGAGATCAATGAAGCTTACAGAG TTTTGAGTGATCCCGCTAAACGAATTGACTATGATCTAAGTGGAATCTATGAGGTTGATAAGTATACTCTGCGg GAATATCTTGCTAGATTTAAAGGAATGATACTTACCTGTAATGGGCTTGGTATTAGTCAGACAGCTATAtg GACACAGCAACTGATGGAAACTGATGACTTAATAGATAAATGA